From the Rhodoferax mekongensis genome, one window contains:
- a CDS encoding TolC family protein gives MMRIFLPLRAVPLALSVSLALLLSPAHAALPDGGVQGLQTEVQARLSGLLGPSAAPLRIASPSFAGDYELTKLLQAPLDGPAAMRIALLHNPELQMALGAEGSSVTDMQSPGFPARLRARDEATRLALRAYKAWVNAVAAERSAQLLREAKTTAETADELTRRMVRAGNVNRLTQAQSQATLSEAAVALARGEQAAFAAREQLIRVLGLWGAQTGFTLASALPPLPASPTDTTDLEARALAARSSLQAERLSWQRKQATHVPSSIDERWDALGDAAKVRAQAVQVRSEAREVAFNLRTQWDIAHHLQNEVLPLRQFIHDELTLRYNGMLTSVFEVMADSRTRTMAELAAAEALRDYWLAFADVQAVLAGVSPEGSAPARTGAAAGADAKPAH, from the coding sequence ATGATGCGCATCTTCTTGCCCTTGCGCGCGGTGCCCTTGGCACTCTCTGTTTCTCTCGCACTGCTGCTCTCCCCTGCCCATGCCGCCCTGCCCGATGGCGGTGTGCAAGGCCTGCAAACGGAGGTGCAGGCCAGGCTGAGCGGCCTGCTGGGCCCGTCGGCCGCGCCCTTGCGCATCGCCAGCCCGAGCTTTGCAGGCGACTATGAGCTGACCAAGCTACTCCAAGCCCCGCTGGATGGACCCGCTGCCATGCGCATTGCCCTGCTCCACAACCCTGAGTTGCAAATGGCGCTGGGTGCGGAGGGCAGCAGCGTCACCGACATGCAAAGCCCCGGCTTTCCGGCCCGGCTGCGCGCCCGAGACGAAGCTACCCGCTTGGCCTTGCGCGCCTACAAAGCGTGGGTGAACGCGGTGGCCGCAGAACGCAGCGCCCAGCTGCTGCGCGAGGCCAAGACCACGGCCGAAACCGCTGACGAGCTCACCCGCCGCATGGTGCGTGCAGGCAATGTGAACCGCCTGACCCAAGCCCAAAGCCAGGCCACCCTGTCTGAGGCGGCGGTAGCGCTGGCGCGGGGCGAGCAAGCGGCATTTGCCGCGCGCGAGCAGCTCATCCGGGTGCTGGGCCTGTGGGGTGCGCAAACCGGCTTTACCTTGGCGTCCGCCCTGCCCCCATTGCCCGCCAGCCCCACGGACACCACCGATCTGGAAGCCCGCGCCCTAGCCGCCCGCAGCAGCCTGCAAGCCGAACGCCTGAGTTGGCAACGCAAGCAAGCTACTCATGTGCCGTCCAGCATTGACGAACGCTGGGACGCGCTGGGCGACGCCGCCAAAGTACGTGCGCAAGCGGTCCAAGTGCGCAGCGAGGCACGCGAAGTTGCATTTAACCTGCGCACCCAGTGGGACATTGCCCACCACCTGCAAAACGAGGTGCTGCCGCTGCGCCAGTTCATCCACGACGAGCTGACCCTGCGCTACAACGGCATGCTGACCAGCGTGTTTGAGGTCATGGCTGACAGCCGCACTCGCACCATGGCAGAACTTGCGGCTGCAGAAGCGCTGCGCGACTATTGGCTGGCGTTTGCCGATGTGCAAGCAGTCCTGGCCGGCGTGTCGCCCGAAGGTAGTGCCCCCGCGCGCACCGGTGCCGCAGCCGGTGCCGATGCCAAGCCCGCGCATTGA
- a CDS encoding multicopper oxidase family protein, with translation MNRRNFFNGAAATAMGAVAAASVSRVALAALPEPVLQTSPATMPPLVPGTGRPYNPVVTLNGWTLPWRMNQGVKEFHLVAEPVVREMAPGFKANMWGYNGQSPGPTIEVVEGDRVRLFVTNKLPEHTSVHWHGQRLPNGMDGVSGLNQAPIPVGKTFVYEFVARRPGTFMYHPHADEMTQMAMGMMGFWVTHPKAKNPLIAEVDRDFCFLLNAYDIDPGSMTPKTMTMLDFNLWSWNSRIFPGIDTLNVRKMDKVRIRVGNLTMTNHPIHLHGHEFVVTGSDGGPWPLTARVPEITTDIAVGQMRQFEFLADEEGDWAFHCHKSHHTMNAMGHNVPTMIGVDHRGLVGKLQKAMPDYMVMGERGMADMGEMEMPLPDNTAPMMTGTGPYGGVEMGGMFSILKVRKDQKPGDYKDPGWYRQPPGTRAFEWTGALPEPARFQVEGKGSMPLAQPPHHDTQVQVRKPTGHMNH, from the coding sequence ATGAACCGACGTAACTTCTTTAACGGTGCCGCCGCCACCGCCATGGGTGCGGTCGCTGCCGCCTCAGTCAGTCGCGTGGCCCTGGCCGCGCTGCCCGAACCGGTGCTGCAAACATCACCCGCCACCATGCCGCCCTTGGTGCCCGGCACCGGCCGGCCCTACAACCCGGTGGTTACCCTCAACGGCTGGACCCTGCCCTGGCGCATGAACCAGGGCGTGAAGGAATTCCACCTCGTGGCCGAGCCGGTCGTGCGCGAGATGGCGCCCGGCTTCAAGGCCAATATGTGGGGCTACAACGGCCAGAGCCCCGGCCCCACCATCGAGGTGGTGGAGGGCGACCGGGTGCGTCTGTTTGTGACCAACAAGTTGCCCGAGCACACCAGCGTGCACTGGCACGGCCAGCGCCTGCCCAACGGCATGGACGGTGTGTCCGGCCTGAACCAGGCGCCCATTCCCGTGGGCAAGACTTTTGTCTACGAGTTTGTGGCGCGCCGCCCCGGCACCTTTATGTACCACCCGCATGCCGACGAGATGACGCAGATGGCCATGGGCATGATGGGCTTCTGGGTCACGCACCCCAAGGCCAAGAACCCGCTGATTGCCGAGGTGGACCGGGACTTTTGCTTCCTGCTCAATGCCTACGACATTGACCCCGGCAGCATGACGCCCAAGACCATGACCATGCTGGACTTCAACCTCTGGAGCTGGAACAGCCGCATATTTCCCGGCATCGACACGCTCAACGTGCGCAAGATGGACAAGGTGCGCATCCGCGTGGGCAACCTCACCATGACCAACCACCCCATTCACCTGCACGGCCACGAGTTTGTGGTCACCGGCAGCGACGGCGGGCCCTGGCCGCTGACCGCGCGAGTGCCCGAGATCACCACCGACATTGCGGTGGGGCAGATGCGGCAATTCGAGTTTTTGGCTGACGAAGAGGGCGACTGGGCCTTCCATTGCCACAAGAGCCACCACACCATGAACGCCATGGGCCACAACGTGCCCACCATGATCGGGGTGGACCACCGCGGGCTGGTAGGCAAATTGCAAAAGGCCATGCCCGACTACATGGTGATGGGCGAACGCGGCATGGCGGATATGGGCGAGATGGAAATGCCCCTGCCCGACAACACCGCCCCCATGATGACGGGCACAGGCCCCTATGGCGGGGTGGAAATGGGCGGCATGTTCAGCATCCTCAAGGTGCGCAAAGACCAGAAGCCGGGGGACTACAAAGACCCCGGGTGGTACCGGCAGCCCCCGGGCACCCGCGCCTTTGAGTGGACGGGCGCCTTGCCAGAACCCGCGCGCTTTCAAGTCGAAGGCAAGGGAAGCATGCCGCTGGCCCAGCCGCCCCACCACGACACCCAGGTCCAGGTGCGCAAGCCCACAGGCCACATGAACCACTGA
- a CDS encoding cupredoxin domain-containing protein codes for MKNTIKLIAAGAVLAGAGASFASGSHAGGHGHGTEAIGKPGVAAKVTRTVQIDMTDNMRFTPDTLTVRRGETVRFVVKNSGKIKHEFNLGTEKDLKEHYELMKKFPEMEHDEPNIASVEPGQTGEVIWQFTKAGTVNFACLHPGHFDAGMKGTVKVGAK; via the coding sequence ATGAAAAATACTATCAAACTCATAGCTGCTGGCGCAGTATTGGCAGGCGCCGGTGCCTCTTTTGCATCAGGAAGCCATGCCGGAGGCCACGGGCACGGCACCGAGGCCATCGGCAAGCCCGGCGTCGCCGCCAAGGTGACCCGTACGGTGCAGATCGACATGACCGACAACATGCGCTTCACCCCTGACACCCTCACCGTGCGCCGGGGAGAGACAGTGCGCTTTGTCGTCAAGAACTCGGGGAAGATCAAACACGAGTTCAACCTCGGTACCGAAAAAGACTTGAAGGAACACTACGAGTTGATGAAAAAGTTCCCCGAGATGGAACATGACGAACCTAACATCGCCAGCGTGGAGCCCGGCCAAACCGGTGAGGTGATCTGGCAGTTCACCAAGGCAGGTACCGTGAACTTTGCCTGCCTGCACCCCGGCCACTTTGACGCCGGCATGAAAGGCACTGTGAAAGTGGGAGCCAAATGA
- a CDS encoding DUF411 domain-containing protein, translating to MHTRRTVLASLSALLAAPAWAAKPVGPAMEVWKDPNCGCCKDWVKHLEQAGFAVRVYDTGNEAKRAELGMPQTLGSCHTGQVGGYVIEGHVPAEDIKRLLRDKPKALGLSVPGMPIGSPGMDGAIYKGRKDPFDVLLVAANGSRTVFQSYR from the coding sequence ATGCACACCCGCCGAACCGTGCTCGCGTCTCTCAGCGCGCTGTTGGCAGCGCCCGCATGGGCTGCCAAACCCGTCGGCCCCGCCATGGAGGTCTGGAAAGACCCCAATTGCGGCTGCTGCAAAGACTGGGTGAAACACTTGGAGCAAGCCGGCTTTGCCGTGCGGGTGTACGACACGGGCAACGAAGCCAAGCGTGCCGAACTGGGCATGCCGCAAACCCTGGGCTCCTGCCACACCGGCCAGGTAGGCGGTTATGTCATCGAAGGCCATGTGCCCGCCGAAGACATTAAGCGTCTGCTGCGCGACAAACCCAAGGCGCTAGGGTTGTCCGTACCCGGCATGCCCATAGGCTCACCGGGCATGGACGGCGCCATTTACAAGGGCCGCAAGGACCCGTTCGATGTGCTGCTGGTGGCCGCCAATGGCAGCCGCACCGTGTTCCAGAGTTACCGCTGA
- a CDS encoding copper-binding protein, translating to MTFSHLAHRAGITLATLVCAASVLAQETAGLAQGEIRKVDKAAAKITIKHGDIPSIAMPPMTMVFGVKDAAWLESAKAGDKIRFDVVQEGGKYIVTRLEADR from the coding sequence ATGACTTTCTCTCACCTCGCACATCGGGCTGGCATCACCCTTGCCACGCTGGTCTGCGCAGCGTCCGTGTTGGCCCAAGAAACCGCCGGGCTGGCCCAGGGCGAAATCCGCAAGGTCGACAAGGCTGCAGCCAAAATCACCATCAAGCATGGCGACATACCCTCCATAGCGATGCCGCCCATGACCATGGTGTTTGGCGTCAAAGACGCGGCCTGGCTGGAGAGCGCCAAGGCCGGTGACAAAATCCGCTTCGATGTCGTCCAAGAGGGCGGCAAGTACATCGTCACCCGCCTCGAAGCCGACCGATAA
- a CDS encoding DMT family transporter: MKLLLLRLTPRGISAALLAALLFGAGTPLAKWLMGDVQPWMLAGLLYLGSGLGLGLFRRLIGAAPVQLAPGEWRWLLGAIASGGVVGPVLLMAGLSGMPASGASLLLNAEGVFTAVLAWVAFRENVDRRIALGMAAIAAGAVVLSWPSQPGFAGAWPALCILGACLAWALDNNLTRKVSLHDASWIACVKGLVAGSVNLLLALLLGNALPTLPALGGAMLVGLLAYGVSLVLFVVGLRELGTARTGAYFSLAPFFGAALGVATGEPLTWQLTAAAALMGLGLWLHLTEHHAHPHVHEAMDHNHPHSHDLHHQHDHPDQPGLVLAPGEVHTHAHHHTPLRHSHPHYPDAHHQHAHP, encoded by the coding sequence ATGAAGCTTCTGCTGCTCCGCCTCACCCCCCGTGGCATCAGCGCCGCCTTGCTGGCGGCTCTGCTCTTCGGGGCCGGCACGCCGCTGGCCAAATGGCTGATGGGCGATGTGCAGCCTTGGATGCTGGCGGGCTTGCTCTACCTGGGCTCCGGGTTGGGCTTGGGCCTGTTCCGCAGGCTCATTGGTGCGGCACCGGTGCAGCTTGCCCCCGGCGAGTGGCGCTGGCTGCTGGGTGCGATTGCCAGCGGGGGCGTGGTGGGCCCGGTGTTGCTGATGGCGGGCTTGAGCGGCATGCCGGCGTCAGGCGCCTCTTTGCTGCTCAATGCTGAAGGTGTGTTCACCGCCGTGCTGGCGTGGGTGGCTTTCCGCGAGAACGTGGACCGGCGCATTGCACTCGGCATGGCCGCCATTGCCGCCGGTGCGGTGGTGCTGAGCTGGCCCTCGCAACCGGGGTTTGCGGGTGCATGGCCGGCGCTGTGCATTTTGGGGGCCTGCTTGGCCTGGGCGCTGGACAACAACCTCACGCGCAAAGTGTCTCTGCACGACGCGAGCTGGATTGCCTGCGTCAAAGGTTTGGTGGCGGGCAGTGTGAATTTGCTGCTCGCGCTCTTGCTGGGCAACGCGTTGCCTACGTTACCGGCACTCGGCGGCGCCATGCTGGTGGGCCTGCTGGCCTACGGCGTGAGCCTGGTGCTGTTTGTGGTGGGCCTGCGGGAGCTGGGCACGGCGCGCACCGGTGCGTATTTTTCACTGGCGCCTTTCTTTGGCGCGGCGCTGGGCGTGGCCACTGGCGAGCCGCTGACCTGGCAGCTCACAGCAGCGGCAGCGCTCATGGGCTTGGGGCTGTGGCTGCACCTGACCGAGCACCATGCGCACCCCCATGTGCATGAAGCCATGGACCACAACCATCCGCACAGCCACGACCTGCACCACCAGCACGATCACCCCGACCAACCCGGATTGGTGCTCGCCCCCGGCGAAGTGCACACCCATGCGCACCACCACACGCCCTTGCGCCACAGCCACCCGCATTACCCGGATGCGCACCACCAACACGCGCACCCTTGA
- a CDS encoding PAS domain-containing sensor histidine kinase yields the protein MQQTPFQPLKEEKAPWSLLTQVSWLTVAVTLISLLSYGLWYESQIAQVNRSAAQAQALTLATTLATAAETAVITRDSGALEALLINMRNAPDLVQLAVFDPQGKPRAVVDVTPERAAKLNFELGPQAPPATPAIQLELVGEGDSGSIQVWAPIQVGTLAGWTRVTVNRQGEAQARALVRQQTIVSALLTSAFTSMALFVLMRNRLRPVAQCADFAQGMARNFGSALAVPVRSREVAQLQQALNGASQQLEKQYHDILERNERLDAIFALSSDGLVVFTERGELAYANPAFSTMSSVPTQPGQTCAALDAALALQCENPADYQSATVHNTDHVFTFVLVRPVRRVLRREHRVNERGQMVLYFRDITAESDVARMKSEFLTTAAHELRTPMVSIFGFVELLLKRKYTEEAQRSMLDVIYRQSKRLTTMVTELLDLARIEARAGLDFSLSEQALAPLIEQACEAVAVPQESHTLVVELPDIALCANYDADKMRQALENVLSNAIKYSPAGGEVRVSVVHGPAGQEPPWLGIAVQDQGIGMTPEQFEHAFERFYRADASGNIPGTGLGLSLVKEIVEIHGGRVELQSRPGEGTKVILWLKSATPRSAHAKT from the coding sequence ATGCAGCAGACCCCTTTTCAGCCGCTAAAAGAGGAGAAAGCGCCGTGGTCTCTGCTCACCCAGGTGTCGTGGTTGACGGTGGCAGTGACTCTGATCTCGCTCCTCTCTTACGGCCTGTGGTACGAGTCGCAGATCGCACAAGTCAATCGCAGCGCAGCGCAGGCCCAAGCCCTAACACTGGCCACCACCCTTGCCACAGCAGCTGAAACAGCGGTAATTACCCGTGACAGTGGCGCGCTGGAGGCCCTGCTGATCAATATGCGCAATGCGCCTGATCTGGTGCAGCTCGCGGTATTTGACCCCCAGGGCAAGCCGCGTGCTGTGGTCGATGTGACGCCCGAGCGCGCGGCGAAGCTGAACTTTGAGTTGGGCCCTCAAGCCCCCCCTGCTACCCCCGCCATTCAGCTCGAATTGGTGGGCGAGGGTGACAGCGGCAGCATTCAGGTATGGGCACCGATTCAGGTGGGCACGCTGGCAGGGTGGACGCGTGTCACGGTGAACCGGCAGGGCGAGGCGCAGGCCCGTGCACTGGTGCGGCAGCAAACCATCGTTTCCGCTTTGTTGACCTCCGCCTTCACGTCGATGGCCTTGTTTGTGTTGATGCGTAACCGTTTGCGACCGGTCGCGCAATGTGCCGATTTCGCGCAAGGCATGGCCCGGAACTTCGGCTCCGCTTTGGCAGTGCCGGTCCGAAGCCGTGAAGTCGCCCAACTGCAGCAGGCCCTCAATGGCGCTTCTCAACAACTGGAGAAGCAGTACCACGACATCCTTGAGCGGAACGAACGACTGGACGCCATCTTTGCGCTCAGCAGTGATGGCCTGGTCGTATTCACCGAGCGAGGCGAGTTGGCCTATGCCAATCCGGCCTTCAGTACGATGAGCAGCGTGCCCACACAGCCCGGGCAGACGTGTGCGGCGCTGGATGCTGCCCTGGCATTGCAGTGTGAAAACCCTGCGGACTACCAAAGTGCCACCGTGCACAACACCGACCATGTGTTCACTTTCGTGCTGGTTCGTCCGGTACGTCGCGTGCTGCGTCGGGAGCATCGTGTGAACGAGCGCGGGCAGATGGTGCTTTACTTCCGGGACATTACCGCCGAGTCAGATGTCGCGCGCATGAAGAGCGAATTCTTGACAACGGCAGCCCACGAGCTGCGCACCCCTATGGTGAGCATCTTCGGGTTTGTTGAGCTTTTGCTCAAACGCAAATACACAGAAGAAGCCCAGCGCAGCATGCTGGATGTAATCTACCGGCAATCCAAGCGCCTCACTACCATGGTGACAGAGCTCCTTGATCTGGCGCGCATCGAAGCCAGGGCGGGGCTGGACTTTTCATTGAGCGAGCAGGCCCTTGCTCCGCTCATTGAACAAGCGTGCGAGGCGGTCGCCGTTCCGCAAGAAAGCCACACCCTGGTGGTGGAGCTGCCGGATATCGCGCTATGCGCCAACTATGACGCCGACAAAATGCGCCAAGCTCTGGAAAATGTTTTGTCCAACGCTATCAAGTACTCTCCAGCCGGTGGTGAAGTGCGTGTGTCGGTGGTGCATGGCCCCGCCGGGCAAGAGCCTCCGTGGCTAGGTATTGCGGTGCAAGACCAGGGCATTGGCATGACGCCGGAACAATTTGAACATGCGTTTGAGCGGTTCTACCGTGCCGATGCCTCGGGCAACATCCCCGGCACCGGGCTGGGCCTATCCCTGGTGAAAGAAATTGTGGAGATCCACGGCGGGAGGGTTGAACTACAAAGCCGGCCCGGCGAGGGCACTAAGGTTATTTTGTGGCTCAAATCTGCCACGCCCCGCTCAGCGCACGCTAAGACATAA
- a CDS encoding phosphate/phosphite/phosphonate ABC transporter substrate-binding protein, whose protein sequence is MLRIHRKLFRSLVGLLAAWFSSGTAVHADTFSFSVVPQFPVVEVFRSWRPLLEALEVETGHKFELKTSESIPKFEASFLAAEPDFVYLNPYHTVMAHRSGGYIPLVRSSEPLSGILVVRKDSSLRELAELKGSTIAYPAPNAFGASLYMRALLGERFKLATEPVYVQTHVNAYRAVIRGDNPAAGGIRSTLDREPAEVRDKLRVLYETPSTASHPVAVHPRVNASVRTTVRNALLKIAKTEAGSKLMEGVSLDALVAADYAKDYAPLEALRLDRFVVQPK, encoded by the coding sequence ATGTTGCGTATCCATCGGAAACTTTTCCGCTCTCTCGTCGGCCTGCTGGCCGCGTGGTTTTCATCGGGTACCGCCGTGCATGCAGATACCTTCAGCTTCTCGGTCGTTCCCCAGTTTCCGGTGGTGGAAGTCTTCCGTTCCTGGCGCCCGTTGCTCGAAGCCCTGGAGGTAGAAACGGGACACAAGTTTGAGCTCAAAACATCAGAGTCCATTCCCAAATTTGAGGCCTCCTTTCTTGCGGCGGAGCCCGATTTTGTCTACCTGAACCCGTATCACACCGTGATGGCGCACCGCAGCGGGGGATACATTCCTCTGGTGCGAAGCAGTGAACCGCTGTCGGGGATTCTTGTGGTGCGCAAAGACAGCAGCCTTCGCGAGTTGGCAGAGCTCAAGGGCAGCACTATTGCCTACCCCGCACCGAATGCGTTTGGCGCATCCTTGTACATGCGCGCGCTACTGGGTGAGCGCTTCAAGCTTGCGACTGAGCCGGTGTATGTTCAAACCCATGTCAATGCTTACCGGGCAGTGATCCGGGGTGACAACCCGGCTGCGGGTGGTATCCGTTCCACCCTGGATCGGGAGCCCGCCGAAGTCCGCGACAAACTCCGGGTGCTGTATGAAACTCCCTCCACGGCCTCGCACCCGGTAGCTGTGCATCCGCGGGTGAATGCTTCGGTCCGCACCACAGTGCGCAATGCACTTTTGAAAATCGCAAAGACAGAAGCAGGCAGCAAGCTAATGGAGGGTGTCTCGCTCGACGCCCTTGTCGCGGCGGACTACGCCAAAGACTATGCACCTCTTGAAGCGCTCCGCCTGGATCGTTTTGTGGTGCAGCCCAAATAG
- a CDS encoding DUF599 family protein, whose translation MSTLSLWWPWAATTTLLLLYTVYYALLSRGAAWRTHGRLRDDWLHAMSAQVGTEILAVQTLRNSVMTATMTASTAALGLMGALGLAAPALRAASAEGVSPGLSAALAGELTVLLLLVTTLVSTTLSIRFYHHAGFVCAMPVGSPLRARWMDTGRQHLRRAGVLYSIGLRSLVWVTPFLAGIVWPAGGVVVAILVFSALHLADRS comes from the coding sequence ATGAGCACCCTTTCCCTGTGGTGGCCTTGGGCTGCCACCACCACTTTGCTACTCCTGTACACGGTTTATTACGCGCTGCTGTCGCGCGGTGCAGCCTGGCGGACCCACGGCCGTCTGCGGGATGACTGGCTACATGCCATGTCCGCCCAGGTCGGTACAGAAATCCTCGCGGTCCAGACACTCCGCAACTCGGTGATGACCGCCACCATGACCGCCTCCACCGCGGCGCTCGGGCTGATGGGGGCACTCGGCCTGGCAGCACCCGCTTTGCGCGCGGCCTCGGCAGAAGGTGTCAGCCCAGGGTTGTCTGCGGCACTCGCGGGCGAACTCACGGTTTTGTTGCTTCTGGTCACGACCTTGGTGAGCACCACTTTGTCCATCCGCTTCTACCACCACGCCGGCTTTGTTTGCGCCATGCCAGTGGGTTCGCCGCTGCGTGCGCGCTGGATGGATACCGGCCGGCAACATTTGCGCCGTGCGGGCGTGCTCTACAGCATAGGCTTACGGAGCTTGGTCTGGGTCACCCCTTTTCTGGCGGGAATAGTGTGGCCGGCGGGAGGCGTGGTTGTGGCGATTTTGGTGTTTTCTGCGCTTCATTTGGCCGACCGTAGTTAA
- a CDS encoding MBL fold metallo-hydrolase, which produces MTASTATPATPTGATPNIKAFFDPATWTVSYVVYDHAGGQCAIVDSVLDYDSKAGRTSTTSADALMAFVKEQGLTVQWILETHAHADHLSAAHYLRKHLGGRIAIGAAITQVQNVFKGIFNLEPEFHPDGSQFDYLLAPDETFAIGELQAQALAVPGHTPACMAFKVDGGSEPDAVFVGDTLFMPDVGTARCDFPGGNANTLYRSVRSLLSMPEDTRLYMCHDYPPAGREAAWESTVGAQRAGNIHIRDGVSEQDFVAMRTTRDAGLAMPNLILPSVQINIRAGELPPADSNGVSYLRIPLNAL; this is translated from the coding sequence ATGACCGCTTCCACTGCTACCCCCGCGACCCCTACGGGCGCCACCCCGAACATCAAAGCCTTCTTTGACCCCGCCACTTGGACCGTGAGCTATGTGGTCTATGACCATGCCGGCGGCCAATGTGCCATCGTCGACTCGGTGCTCGACTACGACTCCAAGGCTGGCCGCACCAGTACCACGTCGGCAGATGCACTGATGGCATTTGTCAAAGAGCAGGGCTTGACCGTGCAGTGGATTCTGGAAACCCATGCCCATGCCGACCACCTCTCGGCGGCGCATTACCTGCGCAAGCACCTGGGCGGCCGCATTGCGATAGGGGCCGCCATCACCCAGGTGCAAAACGTGTTCAAAGGCATCTTCAACCTAGAGCCCGAATTCCACCCCGATGGCAGCCAGTTCGACTATCTGCTTGCACCTGACGAAACATTTGCCATCGGAGAGCTCCAGGCGCAGGCATTGGCCGTGCCCGGTCATACGCCCGCCTGCATGGCCTTCAAAGTGGATGGTGGCAGCGAACCCGACGCCGTGTTTGTGGGCGACACCTTGTTCATGCCCGATGTAGGCACCGCCCGTTGCGACTTCCCCGGCGGCAATGCCAACACCTTGTACCGCAGTGTGCGCAGCCTGCTCTCCATGCCAGAAGACACGCGCCTCTACATGTGCCACGACTACCCGCCCGCCGGCCGCGAAGCCGCGTGGGAAAGCACCGTGGGCGCACAACGTGCGGGCAACATCCATATCCGCGACGGTGTGAGCGAGCAGGACTTCGTGGCCATGCGCACCACCCGCGATGCCGGCCTGGCCATGCCCAACCTCATCCTGCCCTCGGTGCAAATCAACATCCGCGCGGGCGAACTGCCGCCCGCCGACAGCAACGGCGTGTCTTACTTGCGTATTCCGCTCAACGCGTTGTAA
- a CDS encoding ArsR/SmtB family transcription factor, translating to MLADTATPAAALDLEQLRRSADAACRLMKVMSNPDRLLLLCQLSQGEKRVGELEELVGIAQPTLSQQLSVLREEGLVTTRREGKSIYYGIDSPQAMAVMGVLYNQYCGAPQGE from the coding sequence ATGCTGGCTGACACCGCAACCCCCGCCGCCGCTTTGGATCTGGAGCAACTGCGCCGCTCTGCAGACGCCGCCTGCCGGCTGATGAAAGTGATGTCCAACCCCGACCGCCTGCTGCTGCTGTGCCAGCTCAGCCAAGGCGAAAAGCGGGTGGGCGAACTCGAAGAACTGGTGGGTATTGCCCAGCCCACCCTGTCGCAACAGCTGAGCGTGTTGCGGGAAGAAGGCCTGGTCACCACCCGACGGGAAGGCAAATCCATTTACTACGGCATTGACAGCCCGCAGGCGATGGCCGTCATGGGCGTTCTCTACAACCAGTACTGCGGCGCCCCTCAAGGCGAGTAA
- a CDS encoding YeeE/YedE family protein, with the protein MQIDWNHFTPWASLIGGILLGLAASLFILVNGRILGISGIVGGLLMPRGGDAAWRLAFVLGLVVAPAVYALAGGPVPATVDAGWLTLIVAGLLVGVGTRYGAGCTSGHGVCGLSRLSPRSLVATLSFMGAGFAVVFVIRHVLA; encoded by the coding sequence ATGCAAATCGATTGGAACCATTTCACCCCCTGGGCTTCGCTGATCGGGGGCATCCTGCTCGGGCTTGCCGCCAGCCTTTTCATTCTGGTGAACGGGCGCATTCTGGGCATCAGCGGCATTGTGGGCGGCCTGCTCATGCCACGCGGCGGAGATGCCGCCTGGCGCCTGGCGTTTGTGCTGGGTCTGGTCGTCGCACCCGCTGTCTATGCGCTGGCAGGCGGCCCGGTGCCTGCGACCGTGGACGCCGGCTGGCTGACCCTGATCGTGGCCGGCTTGCTGGTGGGCGTAGGCACCCGTTACGGTGCTGGCTGCACCAGCGGCCACGGCGTGTGCGGTTTGTCACGCCTCTCGCCACGTTCCTTGGTCGCCACCCTGTCCTTCATGGGCGCGGGCTTTGCGGTTGTGTTTGTCATTCGCCACGTGCTGGCTTGA
- a CDS encoding YeeE/YedE family protein, protein MKNAFHHHRLAEFGVGLLFGLGLILAGMTDPSKVLGFLDLAGLWDPSLAFVMGGAILVSLGAFTLAKKRTTSFLGGAMQLPTSRDIDKRLVTGSLLFGAGWGLAGFCPGPALVSVGTGNPKAVVFVLAMLAGMALFEVLERRPAKLALKG, encoded by the coding sequence ATGAAAAACGCTTTTCACCACCACCGCCTGGCCGAATTCGGCGTGGGCTTGCTGTTCGGCTTGGGCCTGATCCTGGCCGGCATGACCGACCCGTCCAAGGTTCTGGGCTTTCTGGACTTGGCCGGGTTGTGGGACCCCTCGCTGGCCTTCGTCATGGGCGGCGCCATTCTGGTGAGCCTGGGCGCATTCACCCTGGCCAAGAAACGTACGACCAGTTTTCTGGGCGGTGCCATGCAACTGCCCACCAGCCGCGACATCGACAAACGCCTGGTGACCGGTAGCCTGCTTTTCGGCGCGGGCTGGGGCCTGGCCGGCTTCTGCCCCGGACCTGCACTCGTTTCTGTGGGCACCGGCAACCCCAAGGCCGTGGTGTTTGTGCTGGCCATGCTGGCCGGCATGGCGCTGTTTGAAGTGCTGGAACGTCGCCCCGCTAAACTCGCGCTGAAAGGATAA